One window from the genome of Spirochaetota bacterium encodes:
- a CDS encoding GH116 family glycosyl hydrolase produces MKKLVLTFTIVSMLIVSNNLFGNEFFNTSKVELQKGDIRSFVFKDRLDGYYEGKTFSYASGEGYKVRNTVIFRDFVSILNDKPLNRREAPKTILYPSFFEALYNQTTERMFIIQHKQYVIVQLETQTPSKLGIIAILNWFRKDIQIKPINTTTIVIENTKIKSSTVPSYTVISSDKEVEFIQDPTNQLKEVRISPNFGNSGMIVSKSEVKEISFVVVFSTNEEVGIKEAESISKNLKSFLEGYKKELAGRVLGSTFETNLKEIIDKPMYWNLYSSDGFVVEEFGRGIWAGLPWFKNIWGRDTFISLPGCALVNGNFKDAKEIILNFAKFQDRGTLSIEITSEDEELLKQVIQDIRSINKSVGVRKSGNKLFVSVPSFLFSKSFSSKEELISKSKTLKESQGKYEIKETLSKSKTFGRVPNLVSSETSVQYNTTDGTPWFIREVMDYINYSGDLEFIKEIYPVIKTAIDGAIENFIDADGLLTHDDADTWMDARIEGKEAWSPRGNRAVEIQALWITSLEVGIFTANYMKDKDSAKRWEEILKKAKENFVKIFFDEQNKRIADRVRRDGFKDFKVRPNMLMTITVPFSGSIIGEEREAYILKNAVNELLYPYGIASLSQNDELFHPWHEKWELYHKDSAYHNGTVWVWNTGFTILSLLKFGYKELAYSLFTNTLNQVINEGYVGTLSELIDAIPQPNGRIKLSGTYSQAWSVAELSRAWYQGFIGFRPMLSQNKIILSPNLPNELKDLKASLKFGNEEYLVMEVKVTNDTEIYKLSLQNSKRTPDIDFIHTDDKGNRYVVSFTLDSKAEIKVDRKKSSITLNNKLAKPSVLKGYKDIIGELKFVVPKIPESNRVSKEKDYLKNKILNKEVY; encoded by the coding sequence ATGAAAAAACTTGTTCTAACATTTACTATCGTTTCTATGCTAATCGTAAGTAATAATTTGTTTGGGAATGAATTCTTCAACACATCAAAGGTAGAATTACAGAAAGGTGATATTAGAAGTTTTGTATTTAAAGACAGGCTTGATGGATATTATGAGGGTAAAACATTTTCTTATGCTAGTGGTGAAGGATATAAGGTTAGAAACACTGTCATCTTCAGAGACTTCGTCTCCATACTAAACGATAAACCCCTCAACAGAAGAGAAGCACCAAAAACAATACTCTACCCCTCATTCTTTGAAGCACTATACAATCAAACAACTGAAAGAATGTTCATAATTCAACACAAACAGTATGTCATAGTCCAACTGGAAACACAAACACCTTCAAAACTTGGTATCATAGCAATACTAAACTGGTTTAGAAAGGATATCCAGATAAAACCTATTAACACTACAACCATAGTTATAGAAAACACAAAGATAAAATCTTCTACTGTCCCATCCTACACAGTCATATCTTCAGACAAAGAAGTTGAGTTTATCCAAGATCCAACAAACCAACTCAAAGAGGTAAGGATATCTCCAAACTTTGGAAACTCTGGAATGATTGTAAGCAAGAGTGAAGTTAAAGAAATATCATTTGTTGTAGTATTCTCAACCAATGAGGAAGTTGGAATTAAAGAAGCAGAAAGCATCTCAAAGAACTTGAAAAGTTTTCTAGAAGGCTATAAAAAAGAACTTGCAGGAAGAGTGCTAGGTAGCACGTTTGAGACAAACCTAAAAGAAATCATTGATAAACCTATGTACTGGAACTTATACTCAAGCGATGGGTTTGTAGTTGAAGAGTTTGGAAGGGGAATCTGGGCTGGGTTACCTTGGTTTAAGAACATCTGGGGAAGAGACACCTTCATCTCGCTTCCAGGATGCGCATTAGTAAATGGAAACTTCAAGGATGCAAAAGAAATTATTCTCAACTTCGCAAAATTCCAAGACAGAGGAACACTATCAATTGAGATCACATCAGAAGATGAAGAACTACTCAAACAAGTTATTCAAGACATAAGGTCAATAAACAAGTCTGTAGGTGTAAGGAAGTCAGGTAATAAACTATTCGTTTCAGTTCCATCCTTTCTCTTCTCAAAATCCTTCTCATCAAAGGAAGAACTTATATCAAAATCAAAAACACTCAAGGAAAGTCAAGGAAAGTATGAGATAAAAGAAACACTCTCAAAGTCAAAAACCTTCGGCAGAGTGCCAAATCTTGTATCTAGCGAGACTTCTGTTCAATACAATACTACCGACGGAACACCTTGGTTTATAAGAGAGGTTATGGATTACATAAATTACTCTGGTGACCTTGAGTTCATAAAAGAGATATACCCTGTTATTAAAACTGCAATTGATGGAGCGATTGAAAACTTCATTGACGCTGACGGACTACTCACACACGATGACGCCGATACCTGGATGGACGCAAGGATTGAAGGAAAGGAAGCATGGTCTCCGAGAGGAAATAGAGCAGTTGAAATCCAAGCACTTTGGATTACATCTCTGGAAGTCGGTATTTTTACGGCTAACTATATGAAAGACAAAGATTCTGCTAAAAGATGGGAGGAAATCCTAAAGAAAGCAAAAGAAAATTTTGTAAAGATATTCTTTGATGAGCAAAACAAGAGGATTGCCGATAGAGTGAGGAGGGATGGGTTTAAGGATTTTAAAGTAAGACCTAATATGCTTATGACTATAACTGTTCCTTTTAGTGGTAGTATTATAGGAGAGGAAAGAGAAGCATATATCCTTAAAAATGCTGTTAATGAACTACTCTATCCCTACGGTATAGCATCACTCTCGCAAAACGATGAACTCTTCCACCCTTGGCACGAGAAGTGGGAACTATACCACAAAGATTCTGCTTACCATAACGGCACTGTATGGGTCTGGAATACTGGATTTACAATACTATCTCTTCTCAAGTTTGGATACAAGGAACTTGCTTACTCTCTCTTTACAAATACTCTAAATCAAGTTATAAATGAAGGATATGTAGGAACTTTGAGCGAACTCATTGACGCAATACCACAACCAAACGGCAGGATAAAACTATCAGGTACTTACTCACAGGCTTGGAGTGTTGCCGAATTGAGTAGAGCATGGTATCAAGGATTCATTGGCTTTAGGCCAATGTTAAGTCAGAACAAAATTATACTATCCCCTAACCTACCAAACGAACTTAAGGATTTAAAAGCCTCACTAAAGTTTGGTAATGAAGAATACCTTGTTATGGAAGTCAAAGTTACCAATGACACTGAAATCTACAAACTCTCGCTTCAAAACTCAAAACGAACACCAGATATAGATTTCATTCACACAGACGACAAGGGTAATAGGTATGTTGTTTCATTCACACTGGATAGTAAAGCAGAGATAAAAGTTGATAGGAAGAAAAGTAGTATAACTTTGAACAATAAACTCGCAAAACCTTCGGTTTTGAAAGGATACAAAGACATAATAGGAGAACTAAAATTCGTAGTCCCAAAAATCCCTGAAAGCAACAGAGTATCAAAGGAAAAAGACTATCTGAAGAATAAGATATTGAATAAAGAAGTATATTAA
- a CDS encoding ATP-binding protein, translating to MYKTNVFSIPLSKVLKNMKYWITTTSDFKVTFRPSQNILVFSGSIVFDIKLDDDSIHLDLLRSKPFSFALVSKGKVYVGRSLGILDLFPNFDKLILIEDTKLSRILIKRISFISDTIKPQDLISSLTKILGPRNITVLSKRDFYYFQEVSFLRSDVKNVELYISRILDKMIDFSEEDFWRTKTVLYEVFDNSLEHGSKFSGNKVIKVETLISNNGLHVIVSDQGEGFNLSQVNISFSHDKPTGRGIMMIKTLSDMFMIKDKGRTTGVFINREKSQYIPFIA from the coding sequence ATGTATAAGACAAATGTTTTTTCAATACCTTTATCAAAAGTTTTGAAAAATATGAAGTATTGGATCACTACAACATCAGACTTCAAAGTAACATTTCGCCCTTCTCAAAACATTCTAGTCTTCTCTGGTAGCATAGTTTTTGACATAAAACTGGACGACGATTCAATACACCTTGACCTGTTGAGGTCAAAACCATTCTCATTTGCTCTCGTTTCAAAAGGTAAGGTTTATGTCGGCAGATCCCTAGGAATTCTAGATCTATTCCCGAACTTTGATAAACTGATACTGATTGAGGATACAAAACTTTCCAGAATATTAATAAAACGCATATCTTTCATTTCCGATACAATAAAACCACAGGACCTTATAAGCTCACTGACCAAAATCTTGGGACCTAGAAACATCACAGTACTTTCAAAAAGAGACTTTTACTACTTCCAGGAAGTTTCCTTCTTGAGATCTGATGTTAAGAATGTTGAGTTATATATTTCCAGAATCCTTGACAAAATGATCGATTTCTCCGAAGAAGATTTTTGGAGGACAAAAACAGTTCTTTATGAAGTTTTTGATAACTCACTTGAACACGGAAGCAAGTTTTCTGGAAATAAAGTCATAAAAGTAGAAACTTTGATTAGCAACAACGGTCTTCACGTGATAGTATCAGACCAAGGTGAAGGATTTAACTTATCACAGGTTAATATATCTTTCAGTCATGATAAACCAACTGGCAGAGGTATAATGATGATAAAAACTCTCTCTGATATGTTTATGATAAAAGACAAAGGTAGGACAACTGGTGTTTTCATAAACAGAGAAAAGTCTCAGTACATACCTTTCATTGCTTAA
- the lysS gene encoding lysine--tRNA ligase: MSEDTKKVRIDKVRDLEKMGINPYPYKFESKNTIRAIREKFELDTKDLPVSTKGIIKRISNTDDGIMIRLEDEEKQIVCYISNEHKSEFSTNKVGDEILVKGFLKRINDSLSIIYSPDANPSMMTTIREITNAFDLDPKYEKVSIAGRLITIRDQGKAVFGHIRDIQGRIQVYFKKDILGDEKFNLFKDFVDVGDILGVEGRLFRTKTGELTVEVEKFEILSKCLNEMPEKWHGLRDPEVRYRHRYLDLIANTEVGEIFMKRSKIISKIRDFFNSRGFYEVETPILHQIASGASAKPFTTYHNALDENLYLRIAPELFLKKLIVGGFDRVYEIGKNFRNEGIDVQHNPEFTMMEFYVAYWDYFDLMKFTEELLSFIAYEVNGSYKVKYGENDIDFTPPYRRVKYFEFLKEATGKDKEFFLNEASVRSLARELGIHEEKLSHPKVIDKVFEHFSGDRFIQPTFVIDFPKILSPLAKTHRDDPDLVERFELFVGGFEIANAYTELNDPIDQRNRFEEQLKRREQGDEEALMVDEDFITALEYGLPPTAGEGIGIDRLVMLLTNSHSIREVILFPTLRQK; encoded by the coding sequence ATGAGTGAAGATACAAAGAAGGTTAGAATAGACAAGGTCAGAGATCTTGAGAAGATGGGTATTAATCCTTATCCTTACAAGTTTGAATCAAAAAACACGATAAGGGCGATTAGAGAGAAATTTGAACTTGATACAAAGGATCTTCCTGTTAGCACTAAGGGTATCATAAAAAGGATATCAAACACTGATGATGGAATAATGATAAGACTTGAAGATGAAGAAAAGCAGATTGTTTGCTACATTTCAAACGAGCATAAGAGTGAATTTTCTACCAATAAAGTTGGTGATGAAATTTTGGTGAAAGGTTTTCTTAAGAGGATAAACGATAGTTTGAGTATAATCTATTCACCTGATGCTAATCCGTCAATGATGACAACGATAAGAGAGATAACAAACGCTTTTGACCTTGACCCAAAGTATGAGAAGGTTTCTATCGCAGGTAGGCTTATAACTATAAGAGACCAAGGAAAAGCAGTTTTTGGACATATCAGGGATATTCAGGGTAGGATACAGGTATATTTCAAGAAAGATATACTCGGTGATGAGAAGTTTAACTTGTTTAAGGATTTTGTTGATGTTGGGGATATTCTTGGAGTTGAAGGTAGGCTTTTTAGAACTAAGACAGGAGAATTGACTGTTGAAGTTGAGAAGTTTGAAATACTCTCAAAGTGTCTGAATGAAATGCCAGAAAAGTGGCATGGTTTGAGAGATCCGGAGGTAAGGTACAGACACAGATACCTTGACCTTATTGCAAATACAGAAGTTGGAGAGATATTTATGAAACGTAGCAAGATAATAAGTAAGATTAGAGACTTCTTCAACTCAAGAGGTTTTTACGAAGTTGAGACACCGATTCTACACCAGATTGCCAGTGGTGCTTCCGCAAAGCCTTTTACTACATATCACAATGCTCTAGACGAGAACCTATACTTGAGGATTGCTCCTGAACTCTTTTTGAAGAAACTCATAGTAGGTGGCTTTGATAGAGTATATGAGATTGGTAAAAATTTCAGAAACGAAGGTATTGATGTGCAGCATAATCCTGAATTTACGATGATGGAGTTTTATGTAGCGTATTGGGACTACTTTGACCTTATGAAATTTACCGAAGAACTCTTAAGTTTTATTGCTTACGAAGTGAACGGTAGTTATAAAGTTAAGTATGGGGAGAATGATATTGATTTCACCCCTCCCTATCGGAGAGTGAAGTATTTTGAATTTTTGAAGGAAGCAACGGGAAAGGATAAGGAATTCTTCTTAAACGAGGCTAGTGTTAGAAGCCTTGCTAGAGAACTTGGTATACACGAGGAGAAACTTTCACATCCGAAAGTGATAGATAAAGTATTTGAACATTTTTCAGGTGATAGGTTTATACAACCGACGTTTGTTATTGACTTTCCAAAGATACTCTCACCGCTTGCGAAGACACACAGGGATGATCCTGACCTTGTTGAAAGGTTTGAGCTTTTTGTTGGAGGATTTGAGATTGCTAATGCTTATACAGAGTTGAACGACCCTATTGACCAGAGGAACCGTTTTGAGGAGCAGTTGAAAAGAAGAGAACAAGGTGATGAAGAAGCATTGATGGTTGATGAGGATTTTATAACTGCACTTGAATATGGGCTTCCACCGACTGCCGGTGAAGGTATCGGAATAGATAGACTCGTTATGCTACTCACAAACTCGCACTCCATTAGAGAGGTTATACTCTTCCCAACATTGAGACAAAAGTGA
- a CDS encoding septal ring lytic transglycosylase RlpA family protein translates to MKFYGSIFISGFISFLMLSLISFGQEEYFYGNISYYGEEFAGRKTASGAIFDPNKYTCASRTLPFGTILEIMNTKNGKYVVVMVNDRGPFVEGRILDISKKSAQELDMIRDGITFARVKIIKLGDGKFSEDEYNKMIGEYYSFDTKKAYEFAVQVGAFTNRTLAQNLLDKLRKDGFNNSYITEKVVGNIIFNRVRVGDYSDKDTAMKVRDTLKQKGYETYFVSTFVER, encoded by the coding sequence ATGAAATTCTATGGGTCAATATTCATCTCAGGTTTCATTTCTTTTCTCATGCTGTCACTGATCAGTTTTGGTCAGGAAGAATATTTCTATGGCAATATCTCCTACTACGGGGAAGAATTCGCAGGTAGAAAAACTGCAAGTGGTGCAATCTTTGACCCAAACAAATACACCTGTGCTAGCAGAACGCTACCGTTTGGGACAATACTTGAGATTATGAATACTAAAAATGGTAAGTATGTTGTTGTGATGGTTAATGACAGAGGTCCTTTTGTAGAAGGTAGAATACTTGACATTTCAAAGAAATCAGCACAAGAACTGGATATGATAAGAGATGGTATTACCTTCGCCAGAGTTAAGATTATTAAACTTGGAGATGGTAAATTTTCAGAAGACGAATACAACAAAATGATAGGTGAATACTACTCGTTTGATACTAAAAAAGCATACGAGTTCGCCGTGCAGGTTGGCGCTTTTACCAACAGAACACTAGCACAGAACTTGCTTGATAAACTCAGAAAAGATGGTTTCAATAATTCCTACATAACTGAAAAAGTTGTTGGAAACATAATCTTCAACAGAGTAAGGGTTGGAGACTATTCAGACAAAGATACTGCTATGAAAGTGCGGGATACCTTGAAACAAAAAGGCTATGAAACCTACTTCGTCTCAACATTCGTTGAGAGATAA
- the flhB gene encoding flagellar biosynthesis protein FlhB, producing MFRDNGLILLSIDLQIFAEEDEGRTLEPTEYRLRKAREEGNIPQSQDLASGIVLLLMFWAISFMAMNIFRGVYELFNVAIETIGSKEISVSSINNLIFISGRVVLGFLLPLLLLAVFASILSHGLQTRFSFSWKKIMPEFRRVFDIPRNFKRVFFSRDAFFNLIKTIVKMVVISVALYFVISSEIENFKRIMFNEPMQGFFYVASFSFKVANVAVVALLIFSIFDYLYQRWSFRRSLRMTPRELKQEIKEFEGDPQIRARIRELEQQILQRRSLREVPTSDVVITNPTHYSVALKYDASYMNAPTVVAKGIDALALQIRKIAEENGVEIVENRPLARALYYSVDIGEEIPPEYYSIVANILSVVYKKKGKVI from the coding sequence TTGTTTAGGGATAATGGTCTGATCCTTTTGTCTATTGATCTTCAGATATTTGCTGAAGAGGATGAAGGCAGGACATTGGAACCTACTGAATATCGTTTGCGAAAAGCAAGGGAAGAAGGTAACATTCCTCAATCGCAGGACCTTGCGAGTGGTATAGTCTTGCTACTTATGTTCTGGGCTATATCGTTTATGGCAATGAATATATTTCGTGGAGTGTATGAGTTATTCAATGTAGCGATTGAAACCATTGGTTCAAAGGAAATCAGCGTAAGTAGTATAAATAATCTGATTTTCATATCGGGTAGGGTTGTTTTGGGTTTCTTGCTACCATTACTACTCCTAGCAGTTTTTGCGAGTATCCTAAGTCATGGGCTTCAAACGAGGTTTAGTTTCTCTTGGAAGAAGATTATGCCTGAATTTAGAAGAGTCTTTGATATACCTAGAAACTTCAAAAGGGTTTTCTTCTCAAGAGATGCTTTCTTTAACCTAATAAAAACGATTGTGAAGATGGTTGTTATTAGTGTCGCACTGTATTTTGTAATATCTTCAGAAATAGAGAATTTCAAGAGAATTATGTTTAATGAACCTATGCAGGGATTTTTTTATGTCGCCTCGTTTTCATTCAAAGTTGCTAATGTAGCAGTTGTAGCGTTGTTGATATTCAGTATATTTGACTATCTATATCAGAGATGGAGTTTTAGAAGATCCTTAAGGATGACACCTAGAGAGTTGAAGCAGGAGATAAAGGAATTTGAGGGAGACCCACAGATTAGAGCGAGAATAAGGGAGCTTGAGCAGCAGATTCTACAAAGAAGGTCGTTGAGAGAAGTTCCTACATCAGATGTTGTAATAACAAACCCGACTCACTACTCGGTAGCACTCAAATACGACGCTTCTTATATGAACGCACCTACAGTAGTAGCCAAAGGTATTGATGCTCTAGCATTACAGATAAGAAAGATAGCAGAGGAAAATGGGGTTGAGATTGTTGAAAATAGACCACTTGCTAGAGCACTCTACTATTCTGTTGATATAGGTGAGGAGATACCGCCAGAATATTATTCAATAGTTGCTAATATACTGTCGGTAGTCTATAAGAAGAAAGGAAAGGTCATCTGA
- a CDS encoding 2-isopropylmalate synthase codes for MDKKVKWSQFSGLRLRKEYETDYTKQEYYKDIFPYNEPPIIEFDNLIPPQHIPDEIWVTDTTFRDGQQARDPYTVKQTVDIYNLLVRLDNGSGIIKETEFFLYTHKDKEAVSKCMELNASYPRITGWVRANEKEIHIPIGMGIKKTGILTSVSDYHIYRKLNLDRKKAEEMYLSVVRKAAEIGYSEVRCHFEDITRADIFGFVIPFAQKLMKIMDDSGMKITIRICDTMGYGVPFPTASLPRGIPKLIYYLREEAGVPSELLEMHMHNDFGVVIANSVAGWLYGASSINASLLGTGERTGNTPLEQTIFWYYAIKGNVKKMNLRVITEIKEYYEKEIGEKIDAQKPFVGEYFNVTRAGIHADGLMKDPEIYNIFDTEKILGRKPQVIITDKSGSAGVAYWINAFFNLENSNRLSKDHKGVKAIYEEIVKMYEEGKTGSVKTEEMIRLVKKYLPELVKE; via the coding sequence ATGGACAAGAAAGTTAAATGGAGTCAGTTTTCAGGTTTGAGGTTGAGAAAAGAATATGAGACAGACTATACAAAACAAGAATACTATAAGGATATTTTCCCGTATAATGAACCTCCAATAATAGAGTTTGACAATCTCATTCCACCTCAACACATTCCCGATGAGATTTGGGTAACAGATACAACATTTAGAGATGGGCAACAGGCGCGAGACCCATATACTGTCAAGCAGACTGTTGATATATACAATCTTCTGGTTAGGTTAGATAATGGTAGTGGTATAATAAAGGAGACTGAGTTCTTCCTATACACACACAAGGATAAGGAAGCGGTTTCAAAGTGTATGGAACTTAATGCTAGTTATCCTAGGATTACGGGGTGGGTTAGGGCTAATGAAAAAGAGATACATATTCCTATAGGTATGGGTATAAAGAAGACTGGTATTCTTACATCAGTCTCTGATTATCATATATATAGAAAACTGAACCTTGACAGGAAGAAAGCGGAAGAGATGTATCTTTCTGTTGTTAGGAAGGCTGCTGAGATTGGGTATTCTGAAGTTAGATGCCATTTTGAGGATATAACTAGGGCGGACATATTTGGTTTTGTGATACCTTTCGCGCAGAAACTTATGAAGATAATGGATGATAGTGGTATGAAGATAACGATAAGGATTTGTGATACGATGGGGTATGGCGTTCCGTTTCCGACTGCTTCTTTGCCTAGAGGTATTCCTAAGTTGATCTACTACTTAAGAGAGGAAGCGGGAGTTCCTTCGGAGCTACTGGAGATGCATATGCATAACGATTTTGGGGTTGTTATTGCTAACTCGGTAGCAGGATGGCTTTATGGTGCTTCCTCAATAAACGCGTCACTTCTGGGGACTGGGGAGCGAACAGGCAATACTCCTCTTGAACAGACAATATTCTGGTATTACGCCATAAAAGGTAATGTTAAAAAAATGAATTTGAGAGTTATAACCGAGATAAAAGAATACTACGAAAAAGAGATAGGTGAGAAGATTGACGCTCAAAAGCCGTTCGTAGGTGAATACTTTAATGTGACGAGAGCAGGGATACACGCAGATGGTCTTATGAAAGATCCTGAGATCTACAATATATTTGACACTGAAAAAATTCTTGGTAGAAAACCTCAAGTAATAATAACCGACAAATCTGGTAGTGCCGGTGTTGCCTACTGGATCAATGCTTTCTTCAATCTGGAGAATAGTAATAGACTTTCAAAGGATCACAAAGGTGTAAAAGCCATCTATGAGGAGATAGTAAAGATGTATGAAGAAGGCAAGACAGGTTCTGTCAAGACCGAAGAGATGATCAGACTAGTCAAAAAATACCTTCCAGAACTTGTAAAGGAATAG
- a CDS encoding CDP-alcohol phosphatidyltransferase family protein has translation MNNFFTIPNIISILRIYSTIPIVYLIWLGENYYLYALIILIIAYVSDAVDGIIARMFNQVSDWGKILDPLGDKILSTALAITFYQQDVVSIFFPIVVITRDLLISLFSTKMIRNTKTIRQASVVGKIVTLMLFVFYTLSLISLIGMIDTRIIMKIEIFIIISVFISGIYYLIIYFKTLGRVENV, from the coding sequence ATGAACAATTTTTTCACCATACCAAACATAATATCAATATTAAGAATTTACTCAACGATACCAATAGTGTATCTGATATGGTTAGGTGAAAACTACTACCTATATGCTCTGATAATACTTATCATTGCCTATGTTTCCGATGCCGTTGACGGTATAATCGCAAGAATGTTCAACCAAGTATCAGATTGGGGAAAGATACTGGACCCTCTCGGTGATAAGATACTATCAACCGCTCTTGCAATAACATTCTATCAGCAGGATGTCGTATCTATATTCTTTCCCATTGTTGTAATTACAAGAGACCTACTAATATCATTATTCTCTACAAAAATGATAAGAAACACAAAAACAATTAGACAAGCATCTGTTGTAGGCAAGATTGTTACTCTGATGCTATTCGTGTTTTATACTCTATCTCTAATATCACTTATAGGAATGATTGACACAAGAATAATAATGAAGATTGAAATATTCATCATAATAAGTGTGTTTATATCAGGGATATATTACCTAATCATATACTTTAAAACTCTAGGTAGAGTAGAAAATGTATAA
- the secG gene encoding preprotein translocase subunit SecG gives MVLITILSVLFVINSILLIIVVLLQSRGGAEIGIFGGSNLMNPFGSRAGDVLSNITRVLGISFMVLAFLISFAISKSTIKTPIQKPQSVEQLPQQPTGTPQQPLESPQQLPQQTPTTQ, from the coding sequence ATGGTTCTCATAACTATCCTTTCGGTTCTTTTTGTAATAAATTCAATACTTCTAATAATAGTTGTTCTTCTTCAAAGTAGAGGAGGAGCAGAGATTGGTATTTTCGGCGGCAGCAACCTTATGAACCCATTCGGGTCAAGGGCAGGAGATGTATTATCAAACATTACAAGGGTGCTTGGTATATCCTTTATGGTTTTAGCGTTCCTGATATCCTTTGCTATCTCAAAATCAACCATAAAGACACCTATTCAGAAGCCACAGTCTGTTGAGCAACTACCACAGCAACCTACAGGAACACCTCAACAACCTCTAGAGTCTCCTCAACAACTACCACAACAAACACCTACAACCCAATGA